The Kitasatospora sp. NBC_00374 genome has a segment encoding these proteins:
- a CDS encoding putative quinol monooxygenase has product MKIGLLARIEAKPEYADKVEGLLRDALQLAREEEHTVTWFAFRENATTFGIFDTFEDEAGRTGHLQGRIAAALMEAAPTMLSSPPDIRPVDLLAVKLP; this is encoded by the coding sequence ATGAAGATCGGACTTCTGGCCCGGATCGAGGCCAAGCCCGAGTACGCCGACAAGGTCGAGGGTCTGCTGCGGGACGCGCTGCAGCTCGCCCGGGAGGAGGAGCACACCGTCACCTGGTTCGCGTTCCGCGAGAACGCCACCACCTTCGGGATCTTCGACACCTTCGAGGACGAGGCGGGCCGCACCGGCCACCTGCAGGGCCGGATCGCCGCAGCCCTGATGGAGGCGGCCCCCACGATGCTGAGCTCGCCGCCCGACATCCGCCCGGTCGACCTCCTGGCGGTCAAGCTCCCCTGA
- a CDS encoding neprosin family prolyl endopeptidase yields MAPQDESPFPSFAQFIDEVTSARHDEFARRSRSATAGADEFAAMRQHILGLYSGVDVPHSFVDDNGQIFDCVPIGDQPALKGGSEGPAAPPDAPPRPDPQGEGPALSVQPQLRSDRLDKFGHAMSCPPGTIPMRRITLEELARGRSLKDFFQKSPAGMGRHPRMSPAAIEANVHKYAHAFQIVDNLGGHSFINIWDPNIGSQVFSLSQQWYAAGSPVQTVECGSQIYPAKYGTTQPVLFIYWTADGYQNTGCYNLDCSAFTQTNSAWAIGGTLSPSSVSGGAQYEIETTWYFSGGNWWLYLGGTAASNAVGYYRGSLFGNGPLSRNAGDIDYGGEVVDTTAWPPMGSGAFASSGWQFAAYQRDVYYFPVGGGALSASLTGSQPSPKCFTVAVGHAAAPWNEYFFFGGPGGTNCE; encoded by the coding sequence ATGGCACCCCAGGACGAATCACCATTCCCCAGCTTCGCCCAGTTCATCGACGAGGTCACCTCGGCCAGGCACGACGAGTTCGCCAGGCGATCGAGGTCGGCGACCGCCGGTGCGGATGAATTCGCCGCAATGCGGCAGCACATTCTGGGCCTCTACTCAGGGGTCGATGTCCCGCACAGCTTCGTCGACGACAACGGGCAGATCTTCGACTGCGTCCCCATCGGCGATCAACCCGCGCTCAAAGGCGGCAGCGAGGGCCCGGCCGCCCCGCCGGACGCTCCACCCCGGCCCGACCCACAGGGCGAGGGCCCGGCGCTGTCGGTGCAGCCACAGTTGCGGTCAGACCGCCTGGACAAGTTCGGGCATGCGATGTCGTGCCCGCCCGGCACGATTCCCATGCGCCGGATCACGCTTGAGGAACTGGCCCGCGGGCGCTCCCTCAAGGATTTCTTTCAGAAATCACCCGCCGGGATGGGACGCCACCCCCGAATGAGCCCGGCCGCCATCGAGGCGAATGTCCACAAGTACGCCCACGCGTTCCAGATCGTCGACAACCTCGGCGGCCACAGTTTCATCAACATCTGGGACCCCAACATCGGGTCGCAGGTATTCTCGCTCTCCCAGCAGTGGTACGCCGCCGGATCGCCGGTCCAGACCGTCGAGTGCGGCTCCCAGATCTATCCGGCGAAATACGGCACCACCCAGCCGGTCCTGTTCATCTACTGGACGGCCGACGGGTACCAGAACACCGGGTGTTACAACCTCGACTGTTCGGCGTTCACCCAGACGAATTCCGCCTGGGCGATCGGCGGAACGCTGAGCCCGTCGAGTGTCTCGGGTGGCGCGCAGTACGAGATCGAGACGACCTGGTACTTCTCGGGCGGAAACTGGTGGCTCTATCTCGGGGGCACCGCTGCGAGCAATGCGGTGGGTTACTACCGGGGCTCGCTGTTCGGTAACGGTCCGCTCTCCAGGAACGCCGGCGACATCGACTACGGCGGCGAGGTCGTGGACACCACGGCATGGCCGCCGATGGGAAGCGGCGCGTTCGCCAGCAGCGGCTGGCAGTTCGCCGCCTACCAGCGCGACGTCTACTACTTCCCGGTGGGCGGGGGCGCCCTGTCCGCGTCGTTGACCGGGTCCCAGCCGTCTCCGAAGTGCTTCACCGTCGCGGTCGGCCACGCGGCCGCCCCGTGGAACGAGTACTTCTTCTTCGGCGGGCCGGGAGGAACCAACTGCGAGTGA
- a CDS encoding MFS transporter: protein MTRTSPAPAATTADAPQPRGLWHNRDFLRFWLGETVSLLGTQITNLALPLTAIGAFGATDEQVGLLRFLQLAPYLGLALVIGVWTDRARRRPVMLGANLVRLVLLALVPVLYWWHALDLPTLMVIACTVGIASVVFDVSWMSYVPVLVKSPEHYVEAGARMGAGSSAADVAGPGIAGVLVSALTAPAALIVDACSYAVSVISLLLIRTPEPRPEPAAERRLLRELKDGLGWVMHDRVLRALALTGFCCNFSMVTVWTMFLLYGTHDLHLGSTGLGAVFATASVGGLIGALISRRVIARFPLGRVYLVAQSALLLGPALIPSAAGPRPVMIGMFVLSFFATYLGLGVAGVIIVSLRQAMTPQSMMGRMTAAFRTLLFGGGALGGLSAGLLAGRIGARGALAVAAAGSAAVVIGLLVSPVSRLRVLPSSPRQVPTAAGPGR, encoded by the coding sequence ATGACGCGGACCTCTCCGGCCCCGGCCGCGACGACGGCGGACGCGCCACAGCCCCGAGGCCTCTGGCACAACCGCGACTTCCTCAGGTTCTGGCTCGGCGAGACCGTGTCGCTGCTGGGCACCCAGATCACCAACCTCGCGCTGCCGCTGACCGCCATCGGCGCCTTCGGCGCGACCGACGAGCAGGTCGGCCTGCTGCGCTTCCTGCAGCTCGCGCCCTACCTCGGGCTCGCGCTGGTGATCGGCGTCTGGACCGACCGGGCCCGGCGGCGGCCCGTCATGCTGGGCGCCAACCTGGTCAGGCTGGTGCTGCTCGCCCTCGTCCCGGTGCTGTACTGGTGGCACGCCCTCGACCTGCCCACGTTGATGGTGATCGCCTGCACCGTCGGCATCGCGTCGGTGGTGTTCGACGTGAGCTGGATGTCCTACGTGCCGGTGCTGGTGAAGAGCCCCGAGCACTACGTCGAGGCCGGTGCCAGGATGGGCGCCGGCTCCTCCGCCGCCGACGTGGCCGGGCCCGGGATCGCCGGTGTCCTCGTGTCGGCCCTCACCGCGCCGGCGGCCCTGATCGTCGACGCCTGCTCGTACGCGGTGTCCGTCATCTCCCTGCTGCTGATCCGCACTCCCGAGCCGCGGCCCGAACCGGCCGCCGAACGCCGGCTGCTGCGCGAGCTCAAGGACGGTCTGGGCTGGGTCATGCACGACAGGGTGCTGCGGGCACTCGCGCTGACCGGCTTCTGCTGCAACTTCTCGATGGTCACGGTGTGGACGATGTTCCTGCTCTACGGCACCCACGACCTCCACCTCGGCTCGACGGGCCTCGGCGCCGTCTTCGCGACGGCCTCGGTGGGCGGCCTGATCGGCGCACTGATCTCCCGGCGGGTCATCGCGCGGTTCCCGCTCGGCCGGGTCTACCTGGTCGCCCAGTCCGCGCTGCTGCTCGGCCCGGCCCTGATCCCGTCCGCGGCCGGGCCGCGCCCGGTGATGATCGGGATGTTCGTCCTGTCCTTCTTCGCCACCTACCTCGGCCTCGGCGTGGCCGGGGTGATCATCGTCAGCCTCCGCCAGGCCATGACACCGCAGTCGATGATGGGGCGGATGACGGCGGCGTTCCGGACGTTGCTGTTCGGCGGCGGGGCCCTGGGCGGTCTGTCCGCCGGGCTGCTCGCCGGGCGGATCGGCGCCAGGGGCGCCCTGGCCGTGGCCGCCGCCGGCTCCGCCGCTGTGGTGATCGGTCTACTGGTCTCCCCTGTCAGCCGGCTGCGGGTCCTGCCGTCGTCACCGCGGCAGGTGCCGACGGCGGCCGGCCCGGGCCGGTGA
- a CDS encoding GlxA family transcriptional regulator: MEIAVLAYDGVFDSGLAAVLDVIEGANAMREHLPQPPPAWRLTTVGFRRTVRTGAGHAVTTVPAARAAAAADLLLVPALAERRPDALVEHVSGPASSAVRRLVADTRDRGTPVASACTGTFLLAEAGILDGRRATTSWWLAPTFRLRYPAVTVDETRMVTTSDGVTTAGAAFGHVDLALAIVRMSSPALADLVARYLVVDERPSQSAYTIPSALAQADPVVAAFEQWVRLHLAGPVSMGAAARALGVSERTLQRTVRRTLGTSPVRFVQDLRVEQASHLLRTTDLSLEAIARKVGYEHANTLRILLRERTGSTAGALRAR, encoded by the coding sequence ATGGAGATAGCAGTGCTGGCCTATGACGGCGTCTTCGACTCCGGACTCGCGGCCGTGCTGGACGTCATCGAAGGCGCCAACGCGATGCGCGAACACCTCCCGCAGCCGCCGCCCGCCTGGCGGCTGACCACCGTCGGCTTCCGGCGTACGGTGCGCACCGGCGCGGGGCACGCGGTCACCACGGTCCCGGCCGCGAGGGCGGCCGCCGCGGCGGACCTGCTGCTGGTCCCGGCGCTGGCCGAGCGGCGCCCCGACGCCCTGGTCGAGCACGTGTCGGGGCCCGCGTCGTCGGCCGTACGCCGACTGGTGGCCGACACCCGCGACCGCGGGACACCCGTCGCCTCGGCCTGCACCGGAACGTTCCTGCTGGCCGAGGCCGGCATCCTGGACGGGCGCCGGGCGACCACCAGCTGGTGGCTGGCCCCCACCTTCCGGCTGCGCTACCCGGCGGTCACCGTCGACGAGACCCGGATGGTGACCACGTCCGACGGGGTGACGACGGCGGGTGCGGCCTTCGGCCATGTGGACCTCGCGCTCGCGATCGTCCGGATGAGCAGCCCCGCGCTCGCGGACCTGGTCGCCCGGTACCTGGTCGTGGACGAGCGGCCGTCCCAGTCCGCGTACACGATCCCGAGTGCGCTGGCCCAGGCCGACCCGGTGGTCGCGGCCTTCGAACAGTGGGTCCGGCTGCACCTGGCGGGGCCGGTGAGCATGGGCGCGGCCGCCCGCGCCCTGGGAGTCAGCGAGCGCACACTCCAGCGGACGGTCCGCCGCACCCTGGGCACCTCCCCCGTGCGCTTCGTCCAGGACCTGCGGGTCGAGCAGGCCTCTCACCTGCTGCGGACCACCGACCTGTCGCTGGAGGCGATAGCCCGCAAGGTCGGGTACGAGCACGCCAACACGCTGCGGATCCTGCTGCGGGAGCGCACCGGCAGCACGGCCGGGGCCCTGCGCGCCCGCTGA
- a CDS encoding aminotransferase class V-fold PLP-dependent enzyme, with amino-acid sequence MKNHGSASLSAPEPLLDLAALRADTPGCESVIHFNNAGCGLMARPVLQAMVDHLHLEAAISGYEASAARADEVAVFHAATAELLNTRPGNIAFAASATHAYTKALSAIDFRPGDVVLTTRNDFISNQIAFLALRRRHGVRIVHAPDHPDGSGVDVDAMAALMRAHRPRLVAATHVPTNSGLVQPVAEIGRHCRELGLLYLVDACQSVGQLPIDVEEIGCDLLTATCRKFLRGPRGSGFLYVSDRVLEAGYEPLFIDMYGARWVAPDRYRAVDTAARFEEWEFPYATVLGCAAAVRYALRVRQAPVARRTPALAGRLRERLAAVPGVRTLDRGPAPAALVTFAVEGWEPGPFKAAMDARGVNSALSYREFAQFDFADKEVQWCLRMSPHYYNTEDEVDRVADSVAELAGRTR; translated from the coding sequence ATGAAGAATCATGGTAGCGCTTCTCTCTCGGCGCCGGAACCGCTCCTCGACCTCGCCGCCCTGCGGGCCGACACCCCGGGCTGCGAGTCGGTCATCCACTTCAACAACGCGGGCTGTGGGTTGATGGCCCGCCCGGTGCTCCAGGCGATGGTCGACCACCTGCACCTGGAGGCCGCCATCAGCGGCTACGAGGCCTCCGCCGCACGCGCGGACGAGGTCGCCGTCTTCCACGCGGCAACCGCCGAGCTCCTCAACACCCGCCCCGGCAACATCGCTTTCGCCGCAAGCGCGACCCACGCCTACACCAAGGCGCTGTCGGCGATCGACTTCCGCCCCGGCGATGTCGTACTCACCACCCGCAACGACTTCATCTCCAACCAGATCGCCTTCCTCGCGCTGCGCAGGCGCCACGGCGTCAGGATCGTGCACGCTCCCGACCACCCGGACGGCAGCGGAGTCGACGTGGACGCGATGGCCGCGCTGATGCGCGCCCACCGCCCGCGCCTGGTGGCCGCCACCCATGTGCCCACCAACTCCGGCCTGGTCCAGCCGGTGGCCGAGATCGGCCGACACTGCCGGGAGCTCGGCCTGCTGTACCTGGTCGACGCCTGCCAGTCGGTCGGGCAGCTCCCGATCGACGTCGAGGAGATCGGCTGCGACCTGCTCACCGCCACCTGCCGCAAGTTCCTGCGCGGGCCGCGCGGTTCGGGCTTCCTGTACGTCTCCGACCGGGTCCTGGAGGCAGGGTACGAGCCGCTGTTCATCGACATGTACGGCGCGCGCTGGGTGGCTCCCGACCGCTACCGGGCGGTGGACACCGCCGCCCGCTTCGAGGAGTGGGAGTTCCCGTACGCCACGGTGCTCGGCTGCGCCGCCGCGGTCCGCTACGCGCTGCGGGTCCGGCAGGCGCCGGTCGCACGGCGTACCCCCGCCCTGGCGGGCCGGCTGCGCGAGCGGCTGGCCGCCGTGCCGGGCGTGCGCACGCTGGATCGCGGACCGGCCCCCGCCGCGCTGGTGACCTTCGCGGTCGAGGGCTGGGAGCCGGGGCCGTTCAAGGCGGCGATGGACGCCCGGGGCGTCAACTCGGCGCTGAGCTACCGGGAGTTCGCCCAGTTCGACTTCGCCGACAAGGAGGTGCAGTGGTGCCTTCGGATGTCGCCGCACTACTACAACACCGAGGACGAGGTCGACCGGGTGGCGGACTCGGTCGCCGAACTCGCGGGGCGAACCCGATGA
- a CDS encoding TetR/AcrR family transcriptional regulator — protein MTARTAPGPRERLLEAAQELTYSQGMGVGVDAILKAANVARRSLYEHFGGKDGLIAEVLRRSTAEDEAGYRETMRAAGEDPRDRLLAVFDNLAGVVDAPGFRGCRYLAADLALADPGHPGHEVTRDYRGSVHRLLERELVELGHPRPAHAADQLLLLIDGLLAAGATRPDTRPAAAARELAEHVLDAGRRQAR, from the coding sequence GTGACCGCACGCACCGCTCCCGGCCCCCGCGAACGTCTGCTGGAGGCCGCCCAGGAACTGACGTACAGCCAGGGGATGGGCGTCGGTGTCGACGCCATCCTCAAAGCCGCGAACGTGGCCCGGCGTTCGCTGTACGAGCACTTCGGCGGCAAGGACGGCCTGATCGCCGAAGTGCTGCGCCGCAGCACCGCCGAGGACGAGGCCGGCTACCGCGAGACCATGCGCGCGGCGGGCGAGGATCCGCGCGACCGCCTGCTGGCCGTCTTCGACAACCTCGCCGGGGTGGTCGACGCACCGGGCTTCCGCGGCTGCCGGTACCTGGCCGCAGACCTCGCCCTCGCGGACCCCGGCCACCCCGGGCACGAGGTCACGCGCGACTACCGCGGCAGCGTGCACCGTCTCCTCGAACGGGAACTGGTGGAGCTCGGCCATCCGCGGCCGGCGCACGCCGCCGACCAGCTCCTCCTGCTCATCGACGGTCTGCTGGCGGCCGGAGCGACCCGACCCGACACCCGCCCGGCGGCGGCCGCCCGTGAACTCGCCGAGCACGTCCTCGACGCAGGGCGCCGTCAGGCCCGCTGA
- a CDS encoding VOC family protein gives MAVQPEGTPCWADAMFADVESAKAFYGDVLGWTFGESSSEYGNYTQAYSDGRAVAAVVPPMPGQESPSAWCLYLASPDVAAAARRIREAGGEVVMEPMRVGEFGSMLLARDPGGVPFGVWQAGTHEGFEKRGERGAYCWAEVYTRDPAASDAFFPAVFPYRVRRMDDGAIDFNVFELADEPVLGRMAMTPDFPPGLPPYIGVYFAVEDCDAAVARTTERGGSVVFGPLDSPFGRFAALIDPQGAAFAVLDLARTTGEMPRISDV, from the coding sequence ATGGCCGTGCAACCGGAAGGCACACCGTGCTGGGCCGACGCGATGTTCGCCGACGTGGAGAGCGCGAAGGCGTTCTACGGCGACGTGCTGGGCTGGACCTTCGGCGAGAGCTCGTCGGAGTACGGGAACTACACCCAGGCCTACTCGGACGGCAGGGCGGTGGCCGCCGTCGTCCCGCCGATGCCCGGCCAGGAGAGCCCGTCGGCGTGGTGCCTGTACCTCGCCTCGCCGGACGTCGCCGCCGCCGCACGCCGGATCCGGGAGGCCGGCGGCGAGGTGGTCATGGAACCGATGCGGGTCGGCGAGTTCGGCTCGATGCTGCTCGCCCGTGATCCCGGCGGTGTCCCGTTCGGGGTCTGGCAGGCCGGCACCCACGAGGGCTTCGAGAAGCGCGGCGAGCGCGGCGCGTACTGCTGGGCCGAGGTGTACACCCGCGACCCCGCGGCGTCGGACGCCTTCTTCCCCGCGGTCTTCCCCTACCGCGTACGGCGGATGGACGACGGCGCGATCGACTTCAACGTCTTCGAGCTCGCCGACGAGCCGGTGCTGGGACGGATGGCGATGACGCCCGACTTCCCGCCCGGGCTGCCCCCGTACATCGGCGTCTACTTCGCCGTCGAGGACTGCGACGCGGCGGTCGCCAGGACCACCGAACGCGGCGGCAGCGTGGTCTTCGGCCCGCTGGACAGCCCCTTCGGGCGCTTCGCCGCCCTGATCGACCCGCAGGGAGCGGCCTTCGCCGTGCTCGACCTCGCCCGGACGACCGGCGAGATGCCCCGGATCTCCGACGTCTGA
- a CDS encoding nuclear transport factor 2 family protein — protein sequence MSVRTTAEVVDRFNHAFVRHDAGALADLIGEDCVMESVQPAPSGERVEGRAACLAWWQALADDRTARFEPVDVFAAGERATIRWRYRYGEGPTDWVEGVNVMRVRGGLIVEALGYSKTAGEVPLAAGTGADH from the coding sequence ATGTCCGTCCGCACCACGGCCGAGGTCGTCGACCGCTTCAACCACGCCTTCGTCCGCCACGACGCCGGCGCCCTCGCCGATCTGATCGGCGAGGACTGCGTCATGGAATCCGTCCAGCCGGCCCCCAGCGGGGAGCGCGTCGAGGGCCGCGCGGCCTGCCTGGCGTGGTGGCAGGCCCTCGCCGACGACCGCACCGCGCGGTTCGAGCCCGTGGACGTCTTCGCGGCCGGCGAGCGGGCGACGATCCGCTGGCGGTACCGCTACGGCGAGGGCCCCACGGACTGGGTGGAGGGCGTGAACGTCATGCGCGTGCGGGGCGGCCTGATCGTCGAGGCCCTCGGCTACAGCAAGACCGCGGGCGAGGTCCCGCTGGCAGCCGGGACCGGCGCCGATCACTGA
- a CDS encoding MFS transporter — protein sequence MTTWETAHRAAAERPLRDLRTLCRPVVAATLLAAALHAVWALFLASDTGDLAAQYAWTGFIRQHPDSAYNLSWYGGMHPASYSLLTPYLMGVLGVRTTGVLAGTAATALAAGLLVRTRIARPMPPALWTALALWCNVVSGRVTFAVGIAFGLAAALAGLPPTRAGRAAGAFALAALATMSSPVAGLFLGVVAAALWLTGRRRGAAALAAGPALVVAGTALVFPFEGVQPFDWWVAAPVTASAVAVAVLVPRGWRTVRAGAVAYALGVVVTWAVPSPVGSNVERLSLLFAGTVLLAAALEHRQAGRRAVALAVAFLAVAVWQTGKPVGDLLAADPSARAARSTVPLLDELRRVGADRGRIEVVPLRSHREASGLAPYVNLARGWNRQVDVVRNPLFYDDTLTPDSYHSWLRHWSVGYVVLPAAELDDAAVQEAEIVARGHTWLDQIWRDDSWRLYRVTDTVPLVDPPATVREAGPATLTLDVPRAGPVLLRIPWSPWLGIEDADADDADDAGVAGGPGGSGGLTRGCLTEAGEWTVLYAPGPGTYRIGGRYGLPRGNPCARDGGAVDTRAAAGRG from the coding sequence ATGACCACCTGGGAGACGGCGCACCGCGCCGCCGCCGAGCGTCCCCTGCGCGACCTGCGCACCCTGTGCCGTCCGGTGGTCGCCGCGACCCTGCTCGCCGCCGCCCTGCACGCGGTGTGGGCGCTCTTCCTCGCGTCCGACACCGGGGACCTGGCGGCGCAGTACGCCTGGACGGGGTTCATCCGGCAGCACCCGGACTCGGCCTACAACCTCTCCTGGTACGGCGGGATGCACCCCGCCTCCTACAGCCTCCTGACGCCCTACCTGATGGGCGTTCTCGGCGTGCGGACCACCGGGGTGCTCGCCGGGACGGCGGCCACGGCGCTCGCCGCCGGCCTGCTGGTACGCACCCGGATCGCCCGCCCGATGCCGCCCGCCCTGTGGACGGCTCTCGCCCTGTGGTGCAACGTCGTCTCGGGCCGGGTGACCTTCGCCGTCGGCATCGCGTTCGGGCTGGCGGCGGCCTTGGCGGGCCTCCCGCCGACCCGGGCCGGACGTGCCGCGGGAGCCTTCGCGCTCGCCGCCCTCGCCACCATGAGCAGCCCGGTCGCCGGGTTGTTCCTGGGCGTGGTCGCGGCGGCGCTGTGGCTGACCGGCCGGCGCCGGGGCGCCGCGGCGCTCGCCGCCGGACCTGCGCTTGTGGTCGCCGGCACCGCGCTGGTCTTCCCGTTCGAGGGCGTCCAGCCCTTCGACTGGTGGGTGGCGGCGCCGGTGACGGCGTCGGCGGTCGCGGTCGCGGTGCTGGTGCCGCGCGGCTGGCGCACCGTCCGCGCGGGGGCGGTGGCGTACGCGCTCGGGGTGGTCGTCACCTGGGCGGTGCCCTCGCCGGTCGGCAGCAACGTCGAGCGGCTGTCCCTGCTGTTCGCCGGTACGGTGCTGCTCGCGGCCGCCCTCGAACACCGGCAGGCCGGCCGCCGGGCGGTCGCACTCGCGGTGGCGTTCCTGGCCGTCGCGGTTTGGCAGACCGGCAAGCCGGTCGGAGACCTGCTCGCCGCCGACCCGTCGGCCCGGGCGGCCCGCTCCACCGTGCCCCTGCTCGACGAGCTGCGCCGGGTCGGCGCCGACCGCGGCCGGATCGAGGTGGTGCCGCTGCGCTCGCACCGGGAGGCCTCCGGCCTCGCGCCCTACGTGAACCTGGCGCGCGGCTGGAACCGGCAGGTCGACGTGGTCCGCAACCCGCTCTTCTACGACGACACGCTCACCCCGGACTCGTACCACTCCTGGCTGCGGCACTGGAGCGTCGGCTACGTGGTCCTTCCCGCCGCCGAACTGGACGACGCCGCCGTGCAGGAGGCCGAGATCGTGGCGCGGGGCCACACCTGGCTGGACCAGATCTGGCGGGACGACAGCTGGCGGCTCTACCGGGTCACCGACACCGTCCCGCTGGTCGATCCGCCGGCGACCGTGCGCGAGGCCGGCCCGGCGACCCTCACCCTGGACGTACCGCGGGCGGGCCCGGTGCTGCTGCGCATCCCGTGGTCGCCGTGGCTGGGCATCGAGGACGCCGACGCCGACGACGCCGACGACGCCGGTGTCGCCGGCGGTCCCGGCGGCTCCGGCGGGCTCACCCGGGGCTGCCTCACCGAGGCGGGGGAGTGGACCGTGCTGTACGCCCCGGGGCCCGGCACCTACCGGATCGGCGGCCGTTACGGTCTGCCCCGCGGCAACCCGTGCGCGCGCGACGGGGGCGCCGTGGACACCCGGGCCGCCGCGGGCCGGGGTTGA
- a CDS encoding DinB family protein, producing the protein MTTHQNSAGTERADLLETLAKHRGFLRHTVRGLDDEQAARRTTVSELCLGGLIKHVTGVEARWMRFAVGGAEAMRSEPVDWEGQFRMLDGETLDGLLDAYDRVARDTDELVAALPDLDLVHPLPEAPWFEPGAAWSVRRVLLHVLAETAQHAGHADIIRESLDGAKTMG; encoded by the coding sequence GTGACCACTCATCAGAACTCCGCCGGCACCGAGCGCGCCGACCTGCTGGAGACCCTCGCGAAACACCGCGGCTTCCTGCGGCACACCGTCCGCGGACTCGACGACGAGCAGGCCGCCCGGCGCACCACCGTCAGCGAGCTCTGCCTGGGCGGCCTGATCAAGCACGTCACCGGCGTCGAGGCACGCTGGATGCGGTTCGCGGTCGGCGGCGCCGAGGCGATGCGCAGCGAACCCGTCGACTGGGAGGGCCAGTTCCGGATGCTCGACGGCGAGACCCTGGACGGACTGCTGGACGCGTACGACCGGGTGGCACGGGACACCGACGAGCTGGTGGCCGCCCTGCCCGACCTCGACCTGGTCCACCCGCTGCCGGAGGCGCCCTGGTTCGAGCCGGGCGCCGCCTGGTCGGTGCGCCGGGTGCTGCTGCACGTCCTCGCGGAGACCGCCCAGCACGCGGGCCACGCCGACATCATCCGGGAGTCCCTGGACGGCGCGAAGACCATGGGCTGA